ATCAATAATTACATCTGTAAAAATTTATGACGCAATGTGACATTGTCTATTTGGGAGGCAAGAAAATATGGcccaaaatattttacaaaaatgttcatcttaaagggatagttcagatatTTTTGAGGTGGGGTTATATGAAGTATTTGTCCATATTCCACGTATTTCCTAGATGGTGTAGTACCGCCATGAAAAttgcaatgtactgctgtggatggagggaagcagcaaactgtattttagccaccttagaaaaattcaatgtcagtttaagtgtacaccaTATCtagaatattttcatcactttaccttgccatcagacagctcTTCCTGACAGGGAACTGACGCTGTTCCCCTCTTCAAAGCTACCAGACTCCCtttacaaaaacagcaaaattactttgcagaacacaggagttgctggtctaccccTGCCTTAATcatttagtttatttgtgtcatagtgtgactttggtgaatctgaaccaACCCTTTGAAACACCAAAGCCATACGATAATATAAACAAACTAGCTAATCAAGGCAGTGATAGAGCAGCAACTCTgcaagtaaaattactgtttttgtcaatgaagtctggctttgaccACTTTAGTTCTCCCTGGAGATGACTGTCTGTTCAAAATAGAgtatacacttaaactgatatcaATTTTTTTAGGTAATTCTTGTTTTAGATGGCTCAAATACAATGTGCTGCCCCCCCCCATCCCCAAtccattgcttagcttccatggcagtactcctgcctgcttctccaaactggggcaGACAGTGTTATCCACTGAAggaaatacactgactatggaaaAGAACCTTATagagccccacttcaaaaaatctttACTATCCCTTTTAGTACAGTATgtagagatttttttaaatggcatcATCTGATGGTGGTATTAAATATCAAACCCCACCCTGTCCTAAAACCTCTCGACAAACTGGTCTTCCCTTTTAGAGTGCTGCCCAGCGAGCACAGGCAGAAAGTGATAAGACCTTCCATGAAATGCTGCAGGCGGTGGAGCGCTGGAAGGCTGAAATCCATCAGATGATAACGGCCAACATGCAGGCAGCAATGTCACAGGCTGAGGGCTATGTGGACCGTCTGGAGCAGGAGATACTGGAGCTACAGCGCAGAGATGCAGAGCTACGACAGATCCTCGAAACAGAGGACAACATTCACTTTCTGCAGGTGCTGTAAGATCACACAGGGCTGCAAGAAACGATAGCATTTATGTCTTAGTTCTTGTTATATAATGTGACACTGATGGAATGCTACATTTAATTGATGAGGGTTGTACACTCACTGGTGTTTAAAAGAATATGGTGATGCTGAAGGGTCAGAGAAGTGTTGAAAGCTACCTTTTGTTAGTTACACATGACGAGACAGTTTTATTGTATCTAACATAAAAATACTGCTCAAGTTAGAGTCCCACAAACAAATCattgatgctttttttctactttctgTCCAAGAGCTTTCTTCCCTGACTTTTAAGTTTGTGTTTCTGACTTGTTGACTGGATTATGGAGCTCCTACTTCTTGTCATATAGAATTTTCCAACCCTGTGTGTCCCTCCTGAGGCCATGGTGCCCAAAGTTCTCATCAACCCTCAGTTCTCCTTTGGAGAGATGAGCAAGACGGCCACCGAGATGAAGGAACATTTGGACGACATCTGTAAGAAGGAACTGAGCAAAATTTCCAAGACAGGTTTGAGCCTCGTAgatattattaacaaaatatcATTATACTGTGAAAGCTATAAAGTGGGCCAGTGACAGGTTAACGTACTGCTGTATCATCTTCACAGTCAGTGAAACCCCTGTGTACATACTTCTGCCAAGAAATGGAGACAAACGCCTAAAAGGTAAGCGTCTGTTTACTGAAATATGTATATAAGATTATATAGATTATATTTTAGGGTAGAGATCAAGGGAGATGTAGATTAGATGTCTGATTAGATGTATGTATTGTTGTAGTTCActttggatttattaaaaaataaactatgaTAAAATGTATTAGAATATAACACATGTCCCTGTTTTCATATCTAAACAGTTCCTTCCAGAGTTGATTTTCAGGAGCCAAAGTCCAGGACAGACTTCCTAAGATGTGAGTAAAGTGTTTAAAATGCAGCCTTTTCAGTGCCTATCACTGTTGTCACAAACAACTGTGACTTGTGTTTTCttgacaaaagtaaaaaaacattttatatttattcattttgcatTCTCAGATATTTAGTTGTTGTGGATGAAAAACAGACAGAGTGAGAAATGTGTGTTGTCTTTGCTCAGACTCCTGCAAGATGTCCTTCGATCCAAACACAGTCTACAAAGAGCTGGTCCTGTCAGACGGAAACCAGAGGGTCACACGGAAGAAATCAGTCCAGTTTTACCCAGATCATCCAGAGCGCTTCGATGGCTTCTCCCAGGTGCTGTGCAAAGAGCCTCTGACTGGTTTCAGATTTTACTGGGAGGCAGAGTGGAGCGGGGAGTTTTCCATCGGGGTGGCCTATAAGAGTATCAGTCGCAAGGGGAAGAATTCGCACAGCCTTCTGGGTTATAACGACAAGTCTTGGAGTCTCCTCTGCTCAGACTCAGGCTACTCTGCCTGGCACAACAAAGTAGACAAAGACCTTCCTGAAGCGCGCAGGGCCACGCGTATTGGTGTGTACCTGGATTATGCAGGAAACACTGTGGCCTTTTACTCCATATCAGAGACTATGGATCTTATCCACAGATTCAAAGCTCAGTTCAGTGAGCCCTTGTATGCTGGTTTTGGTGTGGGCTCCTCTGTTACCCTCTGCCAGCTGAAGCAGAATCCCACACCTTACTAaggatgctttcagacctagagttgtttGCTTTGGTCCGATTCGGGCACTAATTTTGTTACATAGTTGTAtcattgcctagagttggttcgtgttctcaccgCAGCATTTACTAGCGGACCAGCTCAAATCCCTtgcgcaagaaagctgctcttgattggtcagaatttccatgcaggaaaaattcaggaagtaaacaaaacattgaagaagagtacacttgcaagataaatatGGCGCTTTCTAATGGAGGgtcaactacgcaggttgattttagcactGCTCATCTTGTATTATATTGcttgcattgttcattttaggcaaaccatacagtttgaaaacgaggcgcagctccaactagaaaacaatgttttgatgcattggatgtgctgaatgtgcatattaaggcagtacaggaggaggtgcacattaataatcctccaggactgtaacatgctcatgtttaacccaaacaatgtgtaatgtgactgcagttggttcagatcaaggtcggaacacgttctcaccacaaatgaaccgcaccagagttcgtttgtaactggactgagaccacctcttcaagaaggtctcggtccggttgttttgttgcacacctgagtgtgattgctgtgttcacacctgcccaaatgaaccacacttaggggacAAACGagcttgagttcgattgaactgaaccaaacaaggcaggtgtgaaagcaccctaactGACAGGGACGTTGTGGGGAGTCCATTGTGAAAGGTATAGAACTCATAGTGCAGAgttattttctgtaaaaatacattttaaatcactctcatttattgttgttgtatCCACACTCTGTATGTTCCTGTAATATATAGTGATAGTGAGCTCATTGAATATAAGTTCCTGTTTCCTGTTCGGAGAAATATATGTTGATTTAATACAGACATGGCATGTAATGCTAATAACCTATATTcagctgtgttgttttaatgagCATTAACATTGTGAGGCTGCATTAATCTGTAGATCACTGACTAAAatattgtgtttgtatgtacagtaaaaacaaaaatgtgattttcataactatgtttccctcagtgtataatcactgtCAATAAGAaaagctgtatttttgtttccttaaaataagctgtttatatctacataccaAGCTGTTCCTCTTCCACTGAACTGGCCatattgttctacagtagcccagaatggacaaatcactGCCTCTAAATAGGACCATTTGCGTTTCCTCccacatgcttggcacatgggagaagtttcagttttgcagcctcaccactagatgtcattAAATtgtacacactgggcctttaagtgttatatattacaatatattgattcatatttatacaaatattctaaaaaaaaaaaagtcattggaTGCAGCCTTTGTAAATAATTTAACCTTGTTTAGTGACTCTCTTACATTTATCCTGATGACAAACATTAATCAACACTGGGCACTAAACTTATTCTTGTTGGTGATGTATAAAACAGTAATGCACAGATTGTCAATATCAAAGTGTAGAAGTCACAATTTgtcaataaataacaaacaatggaaaacacacaactgtattatttaaaacacaaaactgatTAACAGTCTTATTctttattactttattacaTATTATAAAAAGCCTAATAAGTTCATCTGTAAAAGAGCATTCATTCTGCACCAGCATTATGTACTTTCTGAAGTTAAGAATCTGAAATAAAATATCATAGGCTTTTTGATGTTGTTgcttttataatttttttttttttccacttttcaaAACCTACTCAACCGATTACGcctttatgtatgtatgtatgtatgtatgtatgtatgtatgtatgtatgtatgagtTAAAAGGAGTGTTTAATCAACTTTTTCTACTAATAATATTCTAACAGCATAAAATATCATTTCTCCTACCTGGACGTTGTAAATCCTCAATCACTTCTCTGACCCTTCAGCATCACCATATTCTTTACATGTTTATACACTTAacataaacacactgaacagaCTCTCTAAATAGTCATGTTGCACCCTTAACATTGTTAAACCTTCAACAAACTGCTCCAACAATTTTAACAACCGAACAAGCTTCAAAATGATCAAGTGTCATCACATGCAGAATCAAAATCCAGTTTAGTGcaaagtaggttttcacatacaaggcATTTGCTTAGGTGTTCTGATGCATACACAagacacataaaaaataaaatacaaaaaaatatgtaactgGTGGACTCTTGTGTTGTCTGTgatgtgttgatatgaagaggcctAAACTATGACAGCACGAGGTTAACTTAATCCTCCTTAATTACTACCATATAACTCCAGCCCCTCTCCCATgaagtacaacagcaaaagggcaGCCATATTACATCCAATCCAGtgcaacaaaacacagaaaacacacctgACAGCaagtggtaaaaacaaaatcctccatcaaTTACGACATATAACCTGAGTCCCAACACAAATTAAGTGTCCCAGAATATGTTAGCATATTACACAATACATTTAGGCTAAAAAATGAACTTATAAACAGCTTAACAGt
The window above is part of the Epinephelus moara isolate mb chromosome 5, YSFRI_EMoa_1.0, whole genome shotgun sequence genome. Proteins encoded here:
- the ftr84 gene encoding tripartite motif-containing protein 16 — protein: MAESSFPLPPDDYCPLCVDTLRDPVTIPCGDTYCLECIKIYWDQFDQMGVYSCPQCRATFTPRPVLRRNLPDVHHEPRRQLPELTPFPYMHRESFCDFCVGRRNKAVKSCLMCLAYYCETHVKPHYESSTFKRHKLVDETGHLDRKICPQHEKGLELFCRSDQMCICVLCTVREHRGHNITSAEEERIEKQKVLVVTQSEVQHIIQERMKELQELKHNVDVLKSAAQRAQAESDKTFHEMLQAVERWKAEIHQMITANMQAAMSQAEGYVDRLEQEILELQRRDAELRQILETEDNIHFLQNFPTLCVPPEAMVPKVLINPQFSFGEMSKTATEMKEHLDDICKKELSKISKTVSETPVYILLPRNGDKRLKVPSRVDFQEPKSRTDFLRYSCKMSFDPNTVYKELVLSDGNQRVTRKKSVQFYPDHPERFDGFSQVLCKEPLTGFRFYWEAEWSGEFSIGVAYKSISRKGKNSHSLLGYNDKSWSLLCSDSGYSAWHNKVDKDLPEARRATRIGVYLDYAGNTVAFYSISETMDLIHRFKAQFSEPLYAGFGVGSSVTLCQLKQNPTPY